In Candidatus Falkowbacteria bacterium, a genomic segment contains:
- a CDS encoding bifunctional 5,10-methylenetetrahydrofolate dehydrogenase/5,10-methenyltetrahydrofolate cyclohydrolase, with the protein MKLIDGKALAEKIKDGITSEILTFSGPRPGLAIILIGDRPDSTLYVGLKEKQAKAVGIDTHVYRCDDDIKQADLISTIEFLNNDPAIDAILVQLPLPKHLDTDTIINTIKPEKDVDGFTKKNLEMLMSEDNNAEAILPPVYAVILAMLQSIDFSLYEKSVVLIANSDIFADNLAEVLRRQGAEVTLVENTLENISEKTLSADLLISAIGKPHYITREMVNTETVIIDIGISKGSDGKIKGDVDFENLQDIDGWVTPVPGGVGPMTIAMAFWNTLQMFKKNKNLLQTTK; encoded by the coding sequence ATGAAACTGATTGATGGAAAGGCCCTTGCCGAAAAAATAAAAGACGGAATTACTTCCGAAATTCTTACGTTCAGCGGTCCGCGTCCCGGACTTGCCATTATTTTAATCGGAGATCGACCTGATTCAACGCTCTATGTTGGCTTAAAAGAAAAGCAAGCCAAAGCTGTGGGCATTGATACACACGTCTATCGCTGTGATGATGATATTAAACAAGCTGACCTTATTTCAACCATTGAGTTTCTTAATAATGATCCAGCGATTGATGCCATTCTGGTACAACTTCCCTTACCAAAGCATCTTGATACAGACACTATTATTAATACCATTAAACCAGAAAAAGATGTTGACGGCTTTACGAAAAAAAATCTTGAAATGTTAATGTCCGAAGATAATAACGCTGAAGCAATATTGCCTCCAGTTTATGCTGTTATATTAGCTATGTTACAAAGCATTGATTTTTCTCTGTATGAAAAATCAGTTGTCCTAATCGCCAACTCTGATATCTTTGCCGATAATTTGGCCGAAGTGTTACGTAGACAAGGAGCGGAAGTAACACTGGTAGAAAATACGTTAGAAAATATTTCTGAAAAAACATTATCAGCCGACCTCTTAATCTCTGCAATTGGAAAACCTCACTACATCACCAGAGAAATGGTTAACACTGAAACTGTCATTATTGATATTGGCATTAGCAAAGGCAGTGACGGAAAAATAAAAGGTGATGTTGATTTTGAAAATTTACAAGATATTGATGGTTGGGTCACTCCTGTTCCAGGAGGTGTTGGCCCAATGACAATTGCCATGGCTTTCTGGAACACTCTGCAAATGTTTAAGAAAAATAAAAATTTATTACAAACCACAAAATAA
- a CDS encoding RecQ family ATP-dependent DNA helicase, whose protein sequence is MPDRATLTSLLHQYYGFSEFRPGQEEAIENIFNKKNTVVIMPTGGGKSLCYQLPALALPGVTLVISPLIALMKDQVDSLLARGLAATFINSALSPEETKIRLEQIERGDFKLVYIAPERFYNEDFTSRLKEIKVSLFAIDEAHCISQWGHDFRPSYMRLKQAIESVGNPPVIALTATATPEVREDIITQLNIHGSSQIITGFARPNLQFGVSEAADSQKAHIILDVLSSLNEASGIIYVGTRAKADEMLEVLLEAGIEAVGYHAGMQSEERQWVQNNFMSGKAQVIVATNAFGMGIDKKDIRFVIHYDLPGTIEAYYQEAGRAGRDGQPSVCLLLYNPRDRYLREFFIRGDNPPPELVYQVYEYLLSYKQTKILLTYSDIKKSIGDDSPEMAIGTSIKILEQAGYVRRSRERIGQASFKLLASVSEARDCLGNRAKVQIETFNKFFGRFEKELVEGFEGNLDEISSLINVNRETLNRLIKKLVTANMLTYTPPFKGTEIEMLKEVDSTDLDINTQAMKKKAAKAYTKLDMMEQYVFTTGCRQKYLLQYFGDEELERCEKCDTCLKYRAFATSEGKEVEVELASEKPVHKLSTKLTQLETLELINQGLRIEQICQARNISKKIVMDHITFLQNKGLKFKMPKE, encoded by the coding sequence ATGCCTGATCGCGCCACTCTCACCTCCCTGCTTCATCAATACTACGGTTTCTCTGAATTTCGTCCTGGTCAAGAAGAGGCTATTGAAAATATCTTTAATAAAAAAAATACTGTAGTGATTATGCCAACTGGTGGTGGTAAATCTTTATGCTATCAACTTCCAGCTCTAGCTTTGCCAGGAGTAACACTAGTTATCTCACCCTTGATTGCCTTAATGAAAGATCAGGTTGATTCTTTATTAGCACGTGGACTAGCCGCCACTTTTATTAATAGTGCTCTAAGTCCTGAGGAAACAAAAATTCGTCTTGAGCAAATTGAACGAGGAGATTTTAAACTTGTTTATATTGCTCCTGAGCGATTTTATAATGAAGATTTTACTTCTCGACTCAAAGAAATAAAAGTTAGTTTATTTGCCATCGACGAAGCTCATTGTATTAGCCAATGGGGTCATGATTTTCGCCCAAGTTACATGCGCCTTAAACAAGCAATTGAGTCAGTCGGTAATCCTCCGGTTATTGCTTTAACCGCTACAGCCACTCCAGAAGTGAGGGAAGATATTATTACCCAACTTAATATTCACGGCTCATCACAAATCATTACAGGCTTTGCTCGCCCCAACTTACAATTTGGTGTTTCTGAAGCAGCTGACAGTCAAAAAGCCCATATTATTTTAGATGTTCTATCAAGCCTAAATGAAGCTTCAGGGATTATTTATGTTGGAACACGCGCCAAGGCCGATGAAATGTTAGAAGTTCTTTTGGAAGCAGGTATCGAAGCAGTTGGCTATCATGCGGGGATGCAGAGTGAAGAAAGACAATGGGTGCAAAATAATTTTATGAGTGGCAAAGCCCAAGTTATTGTTGCCACTAATGCCTTTGGAATGGGTATTGATAAAAAAGATATTCGATTTGTAATCCACTATGATCTCCCCGGAACTATTGAAGCCTATTATCAAGAAGCCGGCCGTGCTGGACGTGATGGTCAGCCCAGTGTTTGTCTATTGTTATATAATCCTCGTGATCGATATTTACGTGAATTTTTTATTCGTGGTGATAATCCACCACCAGAACTAGTGTATCAAGTATATGAATATTTACTAAGCTACAAACAAACAAAAATATTATTAACCTATAGTGATATCAAAAAATCAATTGGTGATGATTCTCCAGAAATGGCAATCGGAACAAGTATAAAGATCCTAGAGCAAGCCGGGTATGTTCGTCGTTCACGCGAACGAATTGGTCAAGCAAGTTTTAAATTATTAGCTTCGGTTTCTGAAGCCCGTGACTGTCTTGGAAATCGTGCCAAAGTTCAAATTGAAACCTTTAATAAATTTTTTGGCCGGTTTGAAAAAGAATTAGTAGAAGGCTTTGAAGGTAATCTTGATGAAATTTCTAGTCTAATTAATGTTAATCGTGAAACCTTAAATCGTTTAATAAAAAAATTAGTGACCGCAAACATGCTTACCTACACACCACCATTTAAAGGTACAGAAATTGAAATGTTAAAAGAAGTTGACTCGACTGATTTAGATATCAATACACAAGCCATGAAAAAAAAGGCAGCCAAGGCGTATACCAAACTTGATATGATGGAGCAATATGTTTTTACTACCGGCTGTAGACAAAAATATTTGTTACAATATTTTGGCGATGAAGAATTAGAGCGTTGTGAAAAGTGTGACACTTGTTTAAAGTATAGGGCTTTTGCCACCTCTGAAGGTAAAGAAGTTGAGGTTGAGCTTGCTTCGGAAAAACCAGTTCATAAACTTTCAACAAAGCTTACACAATTAGAAACACTGGAACTAATTAATCAGGGACTAC